Proteins from one Streptomyces genisteinicus genomic window:
- a CDS encoding Gfo/Idh/MocA family protein, whose product MPENPAVSRRLLLGGALATTGALAAGASATATAAGPPTAVVPSVSPRRRPGQRSIAGVPFAAYRTVRVGVIGLGNRGGGMTEGWAVVPGCTVTAVCDIRADRAKRTADRLVAQGKPRPAEYGGSDTSFEQMLKRDDIDLVYIATPWEFHHRQGRAALLAGKHAIVELPIATKLDELWDLVDTSERTGRHLMLAENCSYGRNELAMLKMAHEGLFGDVTNGHGGYLHDLRALLFSDTYYTDAWRRLWHTRSTASFYPMHGLAPVAAAMDINRGDRMTVLRATATEPKGLADYRERFVPKSHPSWKETYVNGDLVTCLIDTAKGRIIRAEHDVSSPRPYSRINSIAGSRGIFEDYAGTSTTGGRIYVEPDHGGHAWRDFDSYRKEFDHWLWKKIGDDAANNGGHGGMDYVLQWRTVQLMRAGLVPDIDVYDSAAWCSPVPLSVTSLAAGGRPVEIPDFTRGSWVNLRMGLDSRETEMPPVA is encoded by the coding sequence ATGCCTGAAAACCCCGCTGTTTCACGCCGGTTGCTGCTGGGAGGCGCGCTGGCCACCACGGGTGCGCTCGCCGCCGGGGCGTCCGCCACCGCCACCGCCGCCGGGCCGCCCACGGCCGTCGTGCCCTCGGTCTCCCCGCGCCGCAGGCCCGGCCAGCGGTCCATCGCCGGTGTGCCCTTCGCGGCGTACCGCACGGTCCGGGTGGGTGTCATCGGCCTCGGCAACCGGGGCGGCGGCATGACCGAGGGCTGGGCCGTCGTCCCCGGCTGCACCGTCACCGCCGTCTGCGACATCCGCGCCGACCGCGCCAAGCGCACCGCGGACCGGCTGGTCGCCCAGGGCAAGCCGCGCCCCGCCGAGTACGGCGGCTCGGACACCTCGTTCGAGCAGATGCTCAAGCGCGACGACATCGACCTCGTCTACATCGCGACCCCGTGGGAGTTCCACCACCGGCAGGGCAGGGCGGCGCTGCTCGCGGGGAAGCACGCCATCGTCGAACTCCCCATCGCCACCAAGCTGGACGAGCTGTGGGACCTCGTCGACACCTCCGAGCGCACCGGCCGCCACCTGATGCTCGCGGAGAACTGCTCCTACGGCCGCAACGAGCTCGCCATGCTGAAGATGGCGCACGAAGGCCTCTTCGGCGACGTCACCAACGGGCACGGAGGCTACCTCCACGACCTGCGCGCCCTGCTCTTCTCGGACACCTACTACACCGACGCCTGGCGCCGGCTCTGGCACACCCGCAGCACCGCGTCCTTCTACCCGATGCACGGCCTCGCGCCCGTCGCCGCGGCGATGGACATCAACCGCGGCGACCGGATGACGGTCCTGCGCGCCACGGCGACCGAGCCCAAGGGCCTCGCCGACTACCGCGAGCGGTTCGTGCCGAAGTCCCACCCGTCGTGGAAGGAGACCTACGTCAACGGCGACCTGGTCACCTGTCTCATCGACACGGCGAAGGGCCGGATCATCCGGGCCGAGCACGACGTCAGCTCGCCGCGGCCCTACAGCCGCATCAACAGCATCGCGGGCAGCCGCGGCATCTTCGAGGACTACGCGGGCACCTCGACGACCGGCGGGCGGATCTACGTGGAGCCGGACCACGGCGGCCACGCCTGGCGGGACTTCGACAGCTACCGCAAGGAGTTCGACCACTGGCTGTGGAAGAAGATCGGTGACGACGCCGCCAACAACGGCGGCCACGGCGGCATGGACTACGTCCTGCAGTGGCGCACCGTCCAGCTGATGCGGGCCGGCCTGGTCCCCGACATCGACGTCTACGACTCCGCCGCCTGGTGCTCGCCGGTCCCGCTGAGCGTCACCTCCCTCGCGGCGGGCGGCCGGCCGGTCGAGATCCCGGACTTCACCCGCGGGTCGTGGGTCAACCTCCGCATGGGTCTGGACTCGCGCGAGACCGAGATGCCCCCGGTCGCCTGA
- a CDS encoding family 16 glycoside hydrolase — translation MKPRPHHRIRRRLGSLIAVSFLAGLLASPPAAAAGAAADLPPQEPGVTLRVFDVGLPMSRICDLKPGQTPNVDRLMPTVDWSAAEDFGVGDHFVSQVTANLRVPEDGDYAFRLTSDDGSRLAVGGRTVVDHDGLHGAEPKEGTAALTAGHHALRIDHFDRTGGQQITLAWKPPGAAEFTLVPDSALSTDAGVVRVTAPGRKQCESGTDTPGDGLPLTGVHPGYTLTDLRPEGFEPQVTAMDWLPDGRLAVTTWGGTGTTDGAVYLLGGVTGSTGPDRVTVKKVASGLREPQGVKAVDGMLYVSQKHELTELRDTDGDEVTDTRRTVATWPYGGNFHEFAFGLLYRDGHFYLNLSVAIDLGGATTRPQPAANRGTTVKVNRKTGKVSYVAGGLRTPNGIGWGPGGDIFVTDNQGGWLPASKLVRIKQDRFFNHRTDPPGPFDDRPVTEPVLWLPQNETANSPSTPLHLTSGPYAGQLLFGDVTYGGLQRAFLEKVGGKDQGAVFRHTQGLEAGVNRISLGPDGAVYTGGIGAGGNWGQEGKLAHGLQKLTPNGSNPFDILAMRARAGGFELEYTRPLSQETADKLAQSYRVAQWRYVPTPSYGGPKVDEETLAVRAAKLSADRRKVTLEVVGLKPGRVVHVRSPRPFSSASGEALWSTEAWYTLNALPGPQPAQTLYEAEEAALSGGAATDTEHAGHSGSGFVDGYGTAGAATAFTVNAATAGTYDVALRYANGPNPFTGTKTVSVYVNGERIRQSGLLSTGAWNQWSTGTESLALRKGSNTITYRVDEGDTGHVNLDLITVRPKGARTVLFDGADRSAWQHTDGRTASWPLTDGGMEVCCGDLRTKEEFGDFRLHTEFLLPDLPPDVTGQDRANSGIYLQDRYEIQILDSYGDTTPADDEAAAIYRQKAADANAARPPGAWQTYDITFRAARFDAGGRKTEDARVTVVWNGVTVHDGVALTGPTGGGDPEGPVAGALRLQDHGSKVRYRNIWIEPLT, via the coding sequence ATGAAGCCACGACCGCACCACCGGATCCGCAGACGCCTGGGCTCCCTGATCGCCGTCTCGTTCCTCGCCGGACTCCTCGCCTCGCCGCCGGCCGCGGCCGCCGGAGCCGCTGCCGACCTGCCGCCGCAGGAACCCGGCGTCACCCTGCGGGTCTTCGACGTCGGACTGCCGATGAGCCGGATCTGCGACCTCAAGCCCGGCCAGACCCCCAACGTCGACCGGCTGATGCCCACCGTCGACTGGAGCGCGGCCGAGGACTTCGGCGTCGGCGACCACTTCGTGTCGCAGGTGACCGCCAACCTCCGCGTGCCGGAGGACGGCGACTACGCCTTCCGCCTGACCAGCGACGACGGCTCGCGCCTGGCCGTCGGGGGACGGACCGTCGTCGACCACGACGGCCTCCACGGCGCCGAACCGAAGGAGGGGACCGCCGCACTGACGGCCGGACACCACGCTCTGCGGATCGACCACTTCGACCGGACCGGCGGCCAGCAGATCACCCTGGCCTGGAAGCCGCCGGGCGCCGCCGAGTTCACCCTGGTCCCGGACTCCGCGCTGAGCACCGACGCCGGAGTCGTCCGCGTCACCGCTCCCGGGCGCAAGCAGTGCGAGAGCGGCACCGACACACCGGGGGACGGTCTGCCGCTGACCGGCGTCCACCCCGGCTACACCCTGACCGACCTGCGCCCCGAGGGTTTCGAACCGCAGGTCACCGCCATGGACTGGCTGCCCGACGGGCGGCTCGCCGTCACCACCTGGGGCGGCACCGGCACCACCGACGGCGCGGTCTACCTGCTCGGCGGCGTCACGGGCAGCACCGGCCCCGACCGGGTGACCGTCAAGAAGGTCGCGAGCGGCCTCAGGGAGCCCCAGGGCGTGAAGGCCGTCGACGGCATGCTCTACGTCTCGCAGAAGCACGAGCTCACCGAGTTGCGCGACACCGACGGCGACGAGGTGACGGACACCCGCCGCACCGTCGCGACCTGGCCCTACGGCGGCAACTTCCACGAGTTCGCCTTCGGCCTGCTGTACCGCGACGGACACTTCTACCTCAACCTGTCGGTCGCCATCGACCTCGGCGGCGCGACGACGAGGCCGCAGCCCGCCGCGAACCGGGGCACCACGGTCAAGGTGAACCGGAAGACCGGCAAGGTCTCCTACGTCGCCGGCGGTCTGCGCACCCCCAACGGCATCGGCTGGGGCCCCGGGGGCGACATCTTCGTCACCGACAACCAGGGCGGCTGGCTGCCGGCCTCCAAGCTGGTCCGGATCAAGCAGGACCGCTTCTTCAACCACCGCACCGACCCGCCGGGCCCGTTCGACGACCGGCCCGTCACCGAGCCGGTGCTCTGGCTGCCCCAGAACGAGACAGCCAACTCCCCCAGCACCCCGCTGCACCTGACGAGCGGCCCGTACGCCGGGCAGCTCCTCTTCGGCGACGTCACCTACGGCGGCCTCCAGCGCGCCTTCCTGGAGAAGGTCGGCGGCAAGGACCAGGGCGCCGTCTTCCGGCACACCCAGGGCCTGGAGGCCGGCGTCAACCGGATCAGCCTCGGCCCGGACGGCGCGGTCTACACCGGCGGCATCGGCGCGGGCGGCAACTGGGGCCAGGAGGGCAAGCTCGCCCACGGCCTCCAGAAGCTGACGCCCAACGGCTCGAACCCCTTCGACATCCTCGCGATGCGCGCCAGGGCAGGCGGCTTCGAGCTGGAGTACACCCGGCCGCTCTCCCAGGAGACCGCCGACAAGCTGGCGCAGAGCTACCGCGTCGCGCAGTGGCGCTACGTCCCCACGCCCTCCTACGGCGGGCCCAAGGTCGACGAGGAGACCCTCGCCGTACGGGCGGCGAAGCTGTCCGCCGACCGCCGGAAGGTCACCCTGGAGGTCGTCGGGCTGAAGCCCGGCCGGGTCGTCCACGTGCGCTCGCCCCGTCCGTTCTCCTCCGCGTCGGGCGAGGCGCTGTGGAGCACCGAGGCCTGGTACACCCTCAACGCGCTGCCGGGCCCGCAGCCCGCGCAGACCCTGTACGAGGCCGAGGAGGCCGCGCTCTCCGGCGGCGCGGCCACCGACACCGAGCACGCCGGCCACTCCGGCAGCGGTTTCGTCGACGGCTACGGCACCGCGGGGGCGGCCACCGCGTTCACCGTGAACGCCGCGACGGCGGGCACGTACGACGTGGCGCTGCGGTACGCCAACGGGCCGAACCCGTTCACCGGGACCAAGACCGTGAGCGTGTACGTCAACGGGGAACGGATCCGTCAGTCCGGTCTGCTGTCCACGGGCGCGTGGAACCAGTGGTCGACCGGGACCGAGTCGCTGGCACTGCGCAAGGGGTCCAACACGATCACCTACCGGGTCGACGAGGGGGACACCGGCCACGTCAACCTGGACCTGATCACCGTCCGTCCGAAGGGCGCCCGCACGGTGCTGTTCGACGGCGCGGACCGGTCGGCCTGGCAGCACACCGACGGGCGCACCGCGTCGTGGCCGCTGACGGACGGCGGGATGGAGGTCTGCTGCGGCGACCTGCGGACCAAGGAGGAGTTCGGCGACTTCCGCCTGCACACCGAGTTCCTGCTCCCCGACCTCCCGCCGGACGTCACCGGCCAGGACCGCGCCAACAGCGGGATCTACCTCCAGGACCGCTACGAGATCCAGATCCTGGACTCGTACGGCGACACCACGCCCGCCGACGACGAGGCGGCCGCGATCTACCGGCAGAAGGCGGCGGACGCCAACGCCGCCCGGCCGCCGGGCGCCTGGCAGACGTACGACATCACCTTCCGCGCGGCCCGGTTCGACGCCGGCGGCAGGAAGACCGAGGACGCCCGGGTCACCGTCGTCTGGAACGGTGTGACGGTGCACGACGGCGTCGCCCTCACCGGCCCGACCGGAGGGGGCGACCCCGAGGGGCCGGTGGCGGGTGCCCTCAGGCTCCAGGACCACGGCAGCAAGGTGCGCTACCGGAACATCTGGATCGAGCCGCTGACGTAG
- a CDS encoding alkaline phosphatase D family protein translates to MAVRPVSRRTMLGLGGAGAAALMLGTGEWSSGSAHAAPSMPSDPFPLGVASGEPRWDGVVLWTRLAPDPFAEDGRGGMPDVPVRVAYEVASDERFTRVVRRGTVVATPELAHSVHPEIHGLAPDRVYWYRFRAGGHLSPVGRTRTTPAPGTLPRDLRFAFASCQAWQDGFYTAYDHLADEDLDLVVHLGDYLYEYGVKTNRRGVVTDPKFHSETVTLARYRLQYGLYKSEAPLRRAHAAFPWIMTFDDHEVENNWADGIPENGQDPAAFPARRAAAFQALYEHAPLRRAQLPAGPDVQMYRRLPYGRLADFTMLDTRQYRDDQPCGDGVSADCADRLAPGRTLLGARQRDWVLRGFRRSPARWQVLGNQAPMGQTDHDPGPGTTVWLDPWDGYVAERNRLLAEADATGVRNLVVITGDRHQNYAWDLKRDYADPGSPTVGAEFVGTSVTSGGDGADMTAQGETFLAANPHMKFFNAQRGYVRVHADRERWRTDFRVVPYVTRPGAPVSTRASAVVEDGRPGVQI, encoded by the coding sequence GTGGCCGTACGTCCCGTCTCCCGCAGAACGATGCTCGGACTCGGCGGCGCGGGCGCCGCCGCGCTGATGCTCGGCACGGGGGAGTGGAGTTCGGGCTCCGCCCACGCCGCGCCGTCCATGCCCTCCGACCCGTTCCCGCTCGGCGTCGCCTCCGGCGAACCGCGCTGGGACGGCGTGGTGCTGTGGACCCGCCTCGCCCCCGACCCGTTCGCCGAGGACGGCCGCGGCGGGATGCCGGACGTCCCGGTGCGCGTCGCCTACGAGGTGGCGTCCGACGAACGCTTCACCCGCGTCGTACGCCGAGGCACCGTCGTCGCCACCCCCGAACTCGCCCACTCCGTGCACCCGGAGATCCACGGGCTGGCACCCGACCGCGTCTACTGGTACCGCTTCCGCGCCGGCGGCCACCTCTCGCCCGTCGGCCGCACCCGCACCACCCCCGCGCCGGGGACCCTGCCGCGCGACCTGCGCTTCGCCTTCGCCTCCTGCCAGGCCTGGCAGGACGGCTTCTACACCGCCTACGACCACCTCGCCGACGAGGACCTCGACCTGGTGGTGCACCTCGGCGACTACCTCTACGAGTACGGCGTGAAGACCAACAGGCGCGGCGTCGTCACCGATCCGAAGTTCCACAGCGAGACCGTCACCCTCGCCCGCTACCGCCTCCAGTACGGCCTCTACAAGTCCGAGGCCCCGCTCCGGCGCGCCCACGCCGCCTTCCCCTGGATCATGACGTTCGACGACCACGAGGTCGAGAACAACTGGGCGGACGGCATCCCGGAGAACGGCCAGGACCCCGCGGCGTTCCCCGCCCGCCGGGCCGCCGCCTTCCAGGCCCTGTACGAGCACGCCCCGCTGCGCCGGGCCCAGCTCCCCGCGGGCCCCGATGTGCAGATGTACCGCCGCCTCCCGTACGGCAGGCTCGCCGACTTCACCATGCTCGACACCCGCCAGTACCGTGACGACCAGCCCTGCGGCGACGGGGTGTCGGCCGACTGCGCCGACCGCCTCGCCCCCGGCCGCACCCTGCTCGGCGCGCGGCAGCGCGACTGGGTCCTCAGGGGCTTCCGGCGTTCCCCGGCCCGCTGGCAGGTGCTCGGCAACCAGGCACCGATGGGCCAGACCGACCACGACCCCGGCCCGGGCACCACGGTCTGGCTCGACCCGTGGGACGGCTACGTCGCCGAACGCAACCGGCTGCTCGCCGAGGCGGACGCCACCGGGGTGCGCAACCTCGTCGTCATCACCGGGGACCGCCACCAGAACTACGCCTGGGACCTCAAGCGGGACTACGCCGACCCGGGCTCGCCCACCGTCGGCGCCGAGTTCGTGGGCACCTCGGTCACCAGCGGCGGCGACGGCGCGGACATGACCGCCCAGGGCGAGACCTTCCTCGCCGCCAACCCGCACATGAAGTTCTTCAACGCCCAGCGGGGCTACGTGCGCGTCCACGCCGACCGGGAGCGCTGGCGCACCGACTTCCGCGTCGTCCCGTACGTCACCCGCCCCGGCGCCCCGGTGAGCACCCGGGCGAGCGCGGTCGTCGAGGACGGCCGCCCCGGCGTGCAGATCTGA
- a CDS encoding NEW3 domain-containing protein, whose translation MRRAGLTTTLRAAAAAGALLLVPAPASAADARPAAAAAAGTEVTISPVDLQGPAISAVKVTVKNNAPDRLRSLTVSFAGPVGWAVQPAQRTVGGSLAQGASAETEFRIQVPEPRAGFRIRTFTATAAYRGGDGAGTATGTRSQRTGEPLANIAAAYNAVAVTDESNTAPGNYDGEGNSFSAQKLADAGLTRGAEVTALGAKLRWPDVPSGTKDNVSSAGQAISLAGKGSKLVFLGSGVGSGATGSATVFYADGTSTTGSFGFPNWSFDPPNAHGATLVASSNGRNRPSGYGNAGIAYRIFAHSVALDPAKEVAFVVMPANANVHVFDMAIAP comes from the coding sequence ATGAGACGAGCAGGACTCACCACCACACTCAGAGCCGCGGCCGCGGCGGGGGCGCTGCTCCTCGTCCCCGCCCCCGCGTCCGCGGCCGACGCGCGGCCCGCCGCCGCGGCAGCGGCGGGCACCGAGGTGACCATCTCCCCGGTCGACCTCCAGGGACCGGCGATATCCGCGGTCAAGGTCACCGTGAAGAACAACGCGCCGGACCGGCTGCGCTCGCTGACGGTCTCCTTCGCCGGGCCCGTGGGGTGGGCGGTGCAGCCGGCCCAGCGCACCGTCGGCGGATCGCTGGCGCAGGGCGCGTCGGCGGAGACGGAGTTCCGGATACAGGTGCCGGAGCCGCGTGCGGGATTCCGGATACGGACGTTCACCGCGACGGCCGCCTACCGCGGCGGCGACGGGGCGGGCACCGCCACCGGCACCCGGTCCCAGCGCACCGGCGAGCCCCTCGCGAACATCGCCGCCGCCTACAACGCCGTGGCCGTCACGGACGAGAGCAACACCGCGCCCGGCAACTACGACGGCGAGGGCAACAGCTTCTCCGCCCAGAAGCTCGCCGACGCCGGGCTGACCCGCGGCGCGGAGGTCACCGCGCTGGGCGCGAAGCTGCGCTGGCCCGACGTGCCGAGCGGCACCAAGGACAACGTGTCGAGCGCCGGACAGGCCATCTCACTCGCCGGCAAGGGGTCCAAGCTGGTCTTCCTCGGCTCCGGCGTGGGCAGCGGGGCGACGGGCAGCGCCACCGTCTTCTACGCGGACGGCACCTCCACCACCGGCTCGTTCGGCTTCCCGAACTGGTCCTTCGACCCGCCGAACGCCCACGGCGCGACGCTCGTCGCGTCCAGCAACGGCCGCAACAGGCCCAGCGGGTACGGGAACGCGGGCATCGCCTACCGGATCTTCGCCCACTCGGTCGCCCTGGACCCGGCCAAGGAGGTCGCGTTCGTGGTCATGCCCGCCAACGCCAACGTGCACGTCTTCGACATGGCGATCGCTCCCTGA
- a CDS encoding SIS domain-containing protein, whose amino-acid sequence MSRTASSSPSAPTPAASSSHTSAEIASQPECWRRAAALAPTVAGLLPATGERVAVVGCGTSWFIAQAYAALREHGGGGETDAFTATAFPRARTYDRVLAITRSGTTTEVLDLLRLLRGTVPTTVVTGDADTPAPGAADHTVLLDFADERSVVQTRFATTTLALLRADLEHRGTLPAGVATVTEAAGHAEAALAQPLDHALTSAGQFTFLGTGWTYGLAQEAALKMREAAGAWTEAYPAMEYRHGPISIAQPGRAVWALGALPEGLADDITRTGATLAAHAPATDPLADLVRAQRLAVHIAEAAGHNPDTPRNLTRSVVLTAPGN is encoded by the coding sequence ATGTCCCGCACCGCCTCCTCCTCCCCCTCCGCCCCCACGCCGGCGGCGTCCTCGTCGCACACATCGGCGGAGATCGCCTCGCAGCCCGAGTGCTGGCGCCGGGCCGCGGCACTCGCCCCCACCGTCGCCGGCCTCCTGCCCGCCACCGGCGAGCGCGTCGCCGTCGTCGGCTGCGGCACCTCCTGGTTCATCGCCCAGGCCTACGCAGCCCTGCGCGAACACGGCGGCGGCGGCGAGACCGACGCCTTCACCGCGACCGCCTTCCCCCGCGCCCGCACCTACGACCGCGTCCTCGCCATCACCCGCTCCGGCACCACCACCGAGGTCCTCGACCTCCTCCGCCTGCTGCGCGGCACCGTCCCCACCACCGTCGTCACCGGCGACGCCGACACCCCCGCCCCCGGTGCGGCGGACCACACCGTCCTCCTGGACTTCGCAGACGAACGCTCCGTCGTCCAGACCCGCTTCGCCACGACCACCCTCGCCCTGCTGCGCGCCGACCTCGAACACCGGGGCACCCTCCCCGCGGGCGTGGCCACCGTCACCGAGGCCGCCGGCCACGCCGAGGCCGCCCTCGCCCAGCCGCTCGACCACGCCCTGACCTCGGCCGGCCAGTTCACCTTCCTCGGCACCGGCTGGACCTACGGCCTGGCGCAGGAGGCCGCCCTCAAGATGCGCGAGGCAGCGGGCGCCTGGACCGAGGCGTACCCCGCCATGGAGTACCGCCACGGCCCCATCAGCATCGCCCAGCCCGGCCGCGCGGTCTGGGCCCTCGGCGCCCTCCCCGAGGGCCTCGCCGACGACATCACCCGCACCGGCGCCACCCTCGCCGCCCACGCGCCCGCCACCGACCCCCTCGCCGACCTCGTCCGCGCCCAGCGCCTCGCCGTCCACATCGCCGAGGCCGCCGGACACAACCCCGACACCCCCCGCAACCTCACCCGCTCCGTCGTGCTCACCGCACCCGGCAACTGA
- the pgm gene encoding phosphoglucomutase (alpha-D-glucose-1,6-bisphosphate-dependent), translated as MANERAGRPARPEDLVDVARLVTAYYALHPDPEDPARRVAFGTSGHRGSSLAGAFNEDHIAATSQAICEYRALQGTDGPLFLGADTHALSEPARVTAAEVFAANGVTLLIDTADGYTPTPAVSHAILAHNRGASGGRADGVVVTPSHNPPADGGFKYNPPSGGPAGSDATGWIQDRANEIIAGGLKDVRRVTYARALAAATTGRYDFLGSYVRDLPSVLDLDAVRAAGLRIGADPLGGASVAYWERIAEEHRLDLTVVNPLTDPTWRFMTLDWDGRIRMDCSSPYAMASLIEGRDRFAITTGNDADADRHGVVTPDGGLMNPNHYLATAIGYLFRHRDRWPATAGVGKTLVSSSMIDRVAADAGRELVEVPVGFKWFVGGLSDGSIGFGGEESAGASFLRRDGSVWTTDKDGIVLALLASEMLAVTGRTPSEHYRDLTARFGEPAYARVDAPATREEKAVLARLSPEQVTAGSLAGEPVTGVLTEAPGNGAAIGGIKVTTENAWFAARPSGTEDVYKVYAESFRGPDHLARVQEEARAVVSAALGT; from the coding sequence ATGGCGAACGAGCGTGCCGGACGGCCGGCCCGGCCGGAGGATCTCGTCGACGTGGCCCGCCTGGTCACCGCGTACTACGCCCTGCACCCGGACCCGGAGGACCCGGCCCGGCGGGTGGCCTTCGGGACGTCGGGGCACCGCGGCTCGTCCCTGGCGGGGGCGTTCAACGAGGACCACATCGCGGCGACGAGCCAGGCCATCTGCGAGTACCGGGCGCTCCAGGGCACCGACGGACCGCTGTTCCTGGGCGCGGACACCCATGCGCTGTCGGAGCCGGCGCGGGTGACGGCGGCGGAGGTGTTCGCGGCCAACGGCGTGACGCTGCTGATCGACACCGCGGACGGGTACACCCCGACGCCCGCGGTGTCGCACGCGATCCTGGCGCACAACCGCGGGGCGTCCGGCGGACGCGCGGACGGCGTGGTGGTGACCCCGTCGCACAACCCGCCCGCCGACGGCGGGTTCAAGTACAACCCGCCCAGCGGCGGCCCCGCGGGGTCGGACGCCACGGGGTGGATCCAGGACCGGGCGAACGAGATCATCGCCGGAGGGCTGAAGGACGTGCGGCGCGTGACGTACGCGCGTGCCCTGGCCGCCGCCACCACGGGACGGTACGACTTCCTCGGGTCCTATGTGCGCGACCTGCCGTCGGTGCTCGACCTGGACGCGGTGCGGGCCGCGGGCCTGCGGATCGGGGCGGACCCGCTGGGCGGCGCGTCGGTGGCCTACTGGGAGCGGATCGCCGAGGAGCACCGGCTCGACCTCACCGTCGTCAATCCGCTGACCGACCCGACGTGGCGTTTCATGACGCTGGACTGGGACGGGAGGATCCGGATGGACTGCTCGTCGCCGTATGCGATGGCCTCGCTGATCGAGGGGCGCGACCGGTTCGCGATCACCACGGGCAACGACGCGGACGCCGACCGGCACGGCGTCGTCACGCCCGACGGCGGGCTGATGAACCCGAACCACTATCTGGCCACCGCCATCGGCTACCTGTTCCGGCACCGGGACCGGTGGCCGGCCACGGCCGGGGTGGGCAAGACGCTGGTGTCGTCGTCGATGATCGACCGGGTGGCCGCGGACGCGGGACGCGAGCTCGTCGAGGTGCCGGTCGGCTTCAAGTGGTTCGTCGGGGGTCTGTCGGACGGCTCCATCGGTTTCGGCGGCGAGGAGTCGGCCGGGGCCTCGTTCCTGCGGCGCGACGGGTCGGTGTGGACGACCGACAAGGACGGCATCGTGCTCGCGCTGCTGGCCTCGGAGATGCTGGCGGTGACGGGGCGGACGCCCAGCGAGCACTACCGCGATCTGACGGCGCGGTTCGGCGAGCCGGCGTACGCGCGCGTCGACGCGCCGGCGACCCGTGAGGAGAAGGCGGTGCTGGCCCGGCTCTCCCCGGAGCAGGTGACGGCCGGCTCGCTCGCCGGGGAGCCGGTGACCGGTGTCCTGACCGAGGCGCCGGGCAACGGGGCCGCGATCGGCGGCATCAAGGTGACGACGGAGAACGCCTGGTTCGCCGCCCGCCCTTCGGGCACGGAGGACGTGTACAAGGTGTACGCGGAGTCGTTCCGCGGCCCGGACCACCTGGCGCGTGTCCAGGAGGAGGCGCGGGCGGTGGTGTCGGCGGCGCTCGGCACGTGA